Part of the Virgibacillus natechei genome is shown below.
CAGATACCATTCATTTAAAAGAAACGCTTATTAGTGAGGACAGTAGTTTTTTTCAAGTGATCTCATTCCATCATGGGGAAGTCCATTATCCAAATGATGAAATTAAAAGCATCCATCAGATGTCTAATGATCACCTATATGTAATCGATTCTCCAACTACGCCACTTGATGCTTTCAAATCAGCTGAAGATGAATTTCAAATAGAATGGCAAATTCTACTCGATCGAACAAAAAAACAGCAATTATTGTATCACTGGCATGATTTAATTACACATTTTAACATTTCGGCTGATTCCTATATGTCTGTCCCCCTTACAAAATTAGTCCGATATGGTAATGAACCACTACCTTCTATGACTCAAGAACAGACAGATAAAGTCATCGGACGGTTATGGGAAGGATTATACAAAAACTATATAGTTCCGGCTGCGAATACAGAAAGCAATGAGCTTGTCAGCTATGTTCCAATTGTTTTGTTTGATAAGGAAATGGAGCACTTGCTTGTTCTTTTTGAATTAAACGGTAAGAAAGAGCAGTTGATTCAAAATTACTCCTTTTAAACGTGCCCTCGATTTGGGCACGTTTTTATCCTGTATCTTCACCTGTTATCTCTTCATATAAGTTAATAAACGCCTCATCGTCCGGTTTCATCTGATAGGCATTTTCTATAGCTTCTATTGCTTTATCCGTTTCTCCTTTATCATAATATAACATGGCTAAATTATAAAATGCCTCTGGAAAAGCATCATCAAATTCAATGCTTTTTTCTAAATCACGAATAGCTTTGTCAGTCTGGTTCATTTCAATATAAGCATAGGAACGCTGAAATAGTATAGATGAATCAAGGTCCCCATCTACTTCTAATGCATCTGTTGCAATTTCTACCACTTGTTCGTACTGGTCTTGCATGATTAATTCTTCCAATTGCATTAATTGATACGATTGAGTGTTCAAATTATTCTGTATTCCGAAAGTAGTTAACCCATATATCATTGTCAGATAAACGATGAATGCTGAAAATTGTATTCGAAAATTTTTATTTCGCGGCAAATGGAAGATAGCTGAAGCAAGAAATCCTGCTATCAATCCCCCGAGATGAGCTCCCATATCTATTTGAGGAATGGCAAAACCAAATATTATATTTATACCGATTAATAGTAAAACGCCACTCCCCAGCGTTTGAAAGAATATTTTCTTATTCATTAACCCGAAAAATAATATGGCTCCAAATAAGCCAAAGAGTGCGCCAGACGCCCCAGCAGATACACTTGTGGTAAATGCAAAGCTAGCCAGTCCCCCGCCTATTCCTGCTAGGAAATAAATACTCAGAAAACGCCAGGAACCGTAAATTCTTTCAACCAGTGTTCCCAAATAATACACTGCAAGCATATTCATAAATAGATGTAAAAAGCCAATATGTAGAAACATAGAGCTTATAATGCGCCACCATTCTCCATTTTCAATGATAGCAGGATTATACTTTGCACCAAAATCAATAAGGTTTTCAATGGAAGTACTGCTTCCACTTCTTTCAAGCATAAAAAATACAATTAAATTAATAACTAATATGAAGTAAGTGAGAAAAGGTTTGCCGAACGAGAAGATGTCTTCCATTTCTTTCCTTTTATTATATAACTTGTCAGCAAGAAAACGTCTATAATATTGAATTCTTTCTTCTTTATCTGTTTCCGAAAGTTCGGTTCTATGTTCCATTTCATGTGAAGAGAGCCGAATAGCTGTAAAAAATCTTGTTTTTTCTTCTGTAAAGTTATGATCAGCTAGGTAATAAACTTTCATTTTTATTGGATTTCTTTCGGTTAATTGCATGGGCTTTCTTAAAACTTCCCAATCGTCAACAGGGGTGTGGGAGGATATATAAACATTATGCACTTCTACATGTTTTCCTGCCAACAAACGTTTCATAGATTTTGCTTTCTGGAATACTTGTGCTATATCTTTTTTTAAATAATTTTTCCAATCAAATCCCTTATGTATGAAACGAACCACTGTTGACTTGTTCTTTTCATATTTTTCCAACCAAATCTCTTCAATATCATCATTTAGTTGTATAACATCAAAACTTTCATTGGCTACCAAATGGTAAGCGAATTGATACATTCTATATTTTTCATTCAGATACATTTATCTTCCTCCCCTACACATCATATCAAAACAGCCAGGTTTTACCTAAAAAAAAGAAAAAGAAGCTGTCAATTAACAACTTCTTCTTTTATCAGGAAGATGTATGGGACGATTCACCATTGAATAAACTTGGTAAAATTTTTGCCCGTATTGCTGGCATATTCATCGATAGGCTTATTGCTATTCTTCGTAAAAAACTAATCGCCAGTACTGCGTTCATCAATCGATACCGCCATTTATAGAGCATTGAAACAGCAGTAATAGCAGTTGCAAAGATAATGATATATCGCATCTAAACACCCTTTTCTAGATATGGTGTTATTAGTTATTTTCTAATAGATGAAAGTTATGCATCTTAGTTCTATTACAGCCTTTGTTTATAAGTTTGTCGCAGTTTAACGGGCAGTAAAACCCCCACTGAATGAAGTTTTACTTTATACGATTTATTCCTTTATCGGTAATAAGATAATGAACAGGGAGATCAAATTCTTCTCTCGGCAATTCTTCAACTATTTGGTTTTGATGCATCAAAGAAGCGGTTTCATTAGGATAATCCATTAAAAACCGATCATAGTAGCCCCCTCCGAACCCGATACGGAATCCACTTTTATCGAATACTAAACCCGGAACGATTAATAAATCAATAGCTGCTTTACCTATTTCGTTCGCTCGATTTGGTTTTGGTTCCTTTAAATTATAATAGACAATTTCTAATTGATCATAGCTAGTCAATTGATAAAAAGTTAGTTTTTTATCTACCGGATTACATTTTGGTACACAAATTGTTTTGTTTTGCTCCCATGCATGTTCAATAATTAATTTTGTTTCCCATTCATAACCTTGCGCCATTGTAATGCCAATTGTGTTTGCGTTTTTCCAGAGCGTAGATGTAACAAGATGTGTCGTTAATTTTTTTTCAATCGCTTGTTTATCTGATTTTGAATGATTTTTTAATTGAGCTATTGCTGATTTTCGTAACTCTGTCTTTTCCATATTAATCACCTCCATTACATATATAAAATAAACTCTTATCAATTATTTTGATAAGAGTTTATCTCATTGTGGACTCCAATTATTTTGTTTCACGATGCAACGTGTGTTTTTTGACACGTGGGCAATATTTCATAAGCTCTAAACGCTCTGGATTAGTACGCTTGTTTTTTGTTGAAATATAGTTACGCTCTCCTGTTTCGGTACAAGCTAAAGTAATATTTACGCGCATGATTTTCCCTCCAAACTTTTAGAAAAACTAGACTGAACCTTATTTAGGGTAGTCTTACTATTTTCTTATACTTAAGTCATTAGAAACTTCATATTCCTTACGTGTAAGAAACTTGCTTTATAACACCTTTTACTTCATTTCAGACTTAATTATAATAGCAGATATTTAGATAAGTATCAAGATCCTTATAGAAAAAATTAATGTTTTCACAAAGGGTTTTCTATGTTATAACTAATATTGTAACATAAAAGTATACATGAATGAAATGGAGGTAGTTAAATGATTTATGCTGCTATCGCAATAATTGTAGTTGCTATTGTACTATTCGGTTTATCCTTTTTTATGAATGATAAATTTGAAGAGCTGGAAAGTCAGGTAGAGCAACTTTCCATCTCAACAATGCAGGATACATATCAGATGAAGAAAAAAATTAAAATCTTAGAAGAAGAATTACTTCCCGAAGATATCACTCAAGATACACTCTCTCAAAACGATTCGAGTAATTTTTAAGTAGAGAATGTTACTATAGTTATGAAAAGAAGGAGAAAAATATGAAACAGCCAATACGCTCGTTCTCAATAGGCTTATTTACAGCTGGAGTCATTATGCTAGTCGGCGTTTATTTTTTTGAAACGCCGAATGATACAGAACAATTACCAGTTGTTGATGAAATGATTCCTGCTGTCGAAGAAGAAGGCTATCGAGTTCTAACAGAATCAGATTATATTTCGCTATCTGTTAATGAGGATAATAATGAAGACGATCAAGAAGATACAGAAGAAACCGAAGAAGATGAATCCGAAGAGGAGAACGAACACTCCTACACATTAACCATTGAACCTGGGATGCCTTCCTCTGATATTGGCCCATTATTAGTTGAAAACCAAATAGTGGATGATGCAGATGATTTTAATCAATACTTGGACGAAGAAGACTATAGCCTATATATTCAATTAGGTGAATACGACCTATCAAGTGATATGAGCTTTTATGAAATAGCTGAAGTCATTGCAAATTAAACGATATTGCAGCATGTTTAAATAAATGCTGCAATATCGTTTTTTGGATCAACACCAAAATCTAGGGTTGACAAACAGGTGTAATCATGAATCATAGTAACCGCTGCGGGAAAACACTACGCTTTCCATGGGCTTGTCCTCAGCCTCCTCGAAAAAGAAGAACACTTTTTCTGCGGGGTCTTCACACTGCGCTTTCCCATAGGAGTCTCCGTGTTTTTCCTCCGCTAGGAGCATTGGACAAAAGTAAAAAGATTAATGCTATAGAAGAATGATGCAGTGACTTAGCGGAGGAAATATACGCAGACTCCAGTGGGAGGAAAGGCATAGGTGAGACTCCGCAGTGCGGTAGCACAAGGAGGCTCACCAGCTGTGTTTTGCAACCTAAAAGGTTACAAGATTGCAATGAAAAGGTTAGAACTTTGCCAGCCCATATTTTATTATGATTGATGATTCGAAAGCGCATGTGTGACGCGATAACTATCTCCAGTAAAGCTCAAAATGTGTGCGTGGTGAATAACTCGATCCACTAATGCAGCTGTTAAACGTGCGTCTACAAATATTCTATTCCATTGACTAAATTCCAAATTGGAGGTAATCACAAGGCTAGACCTCTCATACCAATCAGATATCAATTGGAATAATAATTCAGCGCCTTCCTTACTAAATGGAACATATCCCATCTCGTCTAAAATAACCATATCTACTTTATTAAACCTGTTGCGTAAGGCTTGAAAGCGCCCTTCTCTCCAAGATTTTTCAAGTAGTTCTACCAAATCAGCCACTCGATAGAAACGGACTTCATATCCAGATCTACATGCCTTCCGCCCAAGCGCTGTAACCAGATGAGACTTTCCAGTCCCAGGTGCACCTGTTAAAATTAGATTCTCTTTTTTATCGATAAAATATAGTGATTCGAGACTTTCTCTATCCAATTGTGGAGGGAAACGAATATGTTCACTCCACCGGTAATCCTCTAATTCTTTTTCATTCATGAATTTCGCCTTTTTGATCAAACGCTCTCCTTTAGCTACCTCTCTATGTTCTAATTCCTGTTGTAATAAAGCCGAGATATACTGCTCAGGATTCTCGAAGGGAATCTGCTCATATATGTCTGCAACATATGCTAAACGTAACGATTTGCATTTCTCTCTAATCAAATTAGACATTCTCTACTTCCTCTCCTTTCAACGAATGGTTTAAAGGTTGAAGGGAGTCGTAGATACTCCAATTTACATCATACGGATGTGCAATCGAATCATGTAATGATTCATTTCCATTTTCTTTATCATCTACTGCTAACAATTCATAGAAACGCTCATCTATTTCTTGCATACTGTATTTTATTATTAAACTCTGTAACCAGTCGGCACGTTCTTTTCTGAGTTTCATTGATTCACTATTCAAATGATGCGCGATTCTTCCTGGAAGATATGGGAAGTATCTAGAATAGGTAATTGATCTTGGTTTCCTCATCCAATTTTTCAAAATGGATTGCCATGGAATTTCTCTAGAACGATTCATATATGGTCTAGGTCCCTTATAAAGCATTTCTCCTTGCGGAGAAACCACTTTAAAGTCATCCCAGTACTTAATTACGTACAATTGTGTATAGTGATAACTATTCGGTATGTGGATTTCCTTTCCATCAATTCTTACCTCACCATATTTATTAGCCGAAACCAGCGTTTTATTAAATACTGGATACTCTTTCTCAGGTAATGCGAGACCATATTTCTTTTCTTCCTTTATGAGATCAGCGATACAAATTCCCTTTTTATAATGCATTCTTAAATGATCATCCTGACAATGTTTGAACAATAACTCACGCAAGTGCGTCAAATCCTGAACAACCGGTGACGGCGTAAAGAAATTATATCGAACGTAACCAACCTTATTTTCTACATGCCCTTTTTCGTTTCCCTTTCTTGGATTACAGGCTATTGGCTCAAATCCATAGTGACTGGCAAATCGTTGAAAACCATCAGTGAAAATGGTTTCCTGACCATGACCTCTAGCCTTTACAACGGCTGCTGATAGATTATCTAACCGTAATTCCCTCGGAACAAAGCCGACTTGTGCAAAAAGTAGTTTAATACCTTCCAAAAAGCACTCTTGATTTTCTGCTGGCAATGGTGTTACAAAGCCTCCATTACTAAAGGGGAAACTCAAAATCAGACAATGGATATCTTTTACTTTCCCTTCATGTACAACTTCTGTAACTCCAAAGTCTATCTGTGCTTCCGCTGGGGGATGTGTTAACCTGTCATATTCCTCTTTTACTGTGTCAGTTTCATCTAACATTTTGTCTTTTCATTCAGCGATAAAGTTACAAACGGTTCGGTAAGAACCTGGGAACTTTAATTGCTGTAATTGTTTAAATATATTCTTATTATTCCTTCGCAATTTCTTTTTAAGTGCTTGGTCCTCCATTAGCCAGTCAGATACAATTTCTCCCCATTTTTCTTCATGCATCATACCCTTTTTAAATGGTGTTTTTTCCTCGGGTAATTGATCTTCATCCGCGTATTTCTTAACGGTTTTCCAAGCAAAACCGGTTCGTTTTACTATTTCATTAATTGATAGTGATTTATTATTACGTAAATTTTTGATATGATTAACTTCAGGCATTGCTAGCATCCTTTCACTTACCTCCACCATTAATTTGTTTAGTCGCTATTAACGGTAGGGTATTTTGTTAGGGCTGGCAAGCCTTTTTTATTTGTACAACCTTCTAACATTTTGGTTGCAATACTCTGTACTTTTATTATGCATTAAACACCAGCCGCCCACGGAAAGCGAAGTATATTTCCAGAGCGGATTTTCATCCTCATAAAGCTCAGTTTTCTCGTTGATGATAAGACTTCTGTCCAAGACTCCTAACTTGTGTCATTACCATAATTATTCACTTATATCAACCATAGATTTTGGTGAAGAGCCCGTTTTTTAGATAAAAAAAATACGCGAGCCATTTAATTAGGCTTCACGTATTTTTAAAATTATTTATTCTTCATCTTCTTCATTTTCCTCGTGCTCTTCATCTCTGTCTTCTTTTAGATCAAAATATGCATCCATAATTCCTTCTCCGATATAATGGTTGATTCCGCTAGCTTCCCCAGTATGTGGAACAACGACCGCAAAAGCTACTTCCGGCTCATCAAAAGGTGCGTACCCGACTAAACTGAGATTCTCTGTAGATTGATCAAAATCTCCCTCATCATCATATGCTTCGTTTTCTGCTGTTCCTGTTTTACCGGCAGGGTTGTAATCCTTATCTCCAAAATAGCTGTAACCCGTACCATTGGATGTTTGGAACACTTGACGGAATCCTTCCTGGACGCGCTCTATATGGCTTTGATCCATTTGAATTCGATTAAGTACGTCTGTGTTATGACGTTTGTAGACTGCCCCCAAGTTATCATCTGAAGCGACCGGATTTCGAATTTCTTTCAAGAAATGTGGGCGAACACGGTACCCATCATTAGCAATCGTTGATACATATTGTGCCATCTGCAAGGTCGTATATGTATCATATTGCCCGATGGCAAGATCCATAAAATTACCTGGATTATTGTTGGACAGCCCTTCATAGCCGGTAGACTCAAATGGATAATCAACACCTGTTTCAGCGCCAAGCCCGAATTGTCGGTAATAATTCCGCATCTCTTGCCAAGCAGCTCGATCAAATGGAATTGCTGAACCATCATTTTTAAAGTTATACTCTCCGCCCATACGCATCGCAGTATAAAACATGTATACGTTAGATGATTGCTGTAAGGCGTCCAGATCATTTACTAAGCCTAAATTTCTCCATGAACCCTTTGATGGTCCAGTGGGCATTTCTAAAGGTTCATCATAAAACGTTTGGCCTGGTGTAATAACTTCAGACTCATATCCGGCTAATACTGTTGCACCTTTTACTGTAGAGCCTGGTATGTGTGCATCATATAACGCTTTATATGCAGTATTACTAAACTCATTGTCTTCGCTGTCATAACTTTGTCCAGACACGGCTAATAATTCACCGGTTTGTGGATCCATAACAACAGCAAGCGCATCCTCCAAATTACGATTTTCATATGGGTTTTCACTTATCGCTTTATCTAGTTCATCGCGGACAATTTCATCCACACGCTCTTGAAATTCCATATCAATCGTTAGAACCAAGTCATTTCCACGTTGACCTTCAACAACTCTTTTGGTATCAACTACTGCACCACTATTATTAGTTGAATATTCAATTTGTTCCTTTCTGCCTCGTAACTCTTCTTCGTACTGTTCTTCTAATCCACTTCTGCCAACACGATCATTTCTGCTGTAACCTCTTGTTAAATAATAATCTTCTTCGTCAGCTAATATCCCTTGTTCTTGTGAGGTAATGGAGCCAAGAAGACTGTTAAACGTATCGTCATATGGATATTCACGATCCCAGTCAGTTGTAGCATTAATTCCCGGTAGATCGTCAAGGTTTTCAGCTACACGTGCGTACTCTTCTGGTGTTACATCTTCATTTTTCACAATTTGAGGTGTTAAGGAATAGGCTTTGTCAAGTTCACTCTTAATCGCTATTACTTCTTCTTCTTCTCGTGAAAAGCCATCGAGTTCATCGTCCGTAATTCGTTTTAGTACTGTATCATAATATTCAGCATTATCCATTTCCTCTGCCTCTTCAGTGGACACACGGCCTTCTGCAATTTCTGTATTTTTCAGATACCAGTATTCCTGTTTATTTCTTATTGTAATACTATCGATAGATTCCTCATCCATGGATATCAATTCAGCTAAGTCTTCGGCTACATCCATTCGATCATCTGGTTGTACGTCTTTAGCTGGTGTATATGTTATCGAATATAACGGTTTATTGTCCACGACAACATTGTGGTTATTATCATATATCTTTCCCCGTGGAACTGGAATTTTCGTCGTATCTTCGGTGGTTCGATCTATTTCATTCTGAAAAGCTTCCCCATTTAAAATCTGCACAATCCCCAACTGAAGAATTAGTACAGAAAAAGCTAAAAACACAACAAAGAATAGTATATTTAACCGGAAGGGAAGCTGTGCTTTTTTCTTTTTCTTTCTTTCCAATATTTTCTCCCCCATACAAGTTACTTCATACCCATTATATCATTTATTTCATTAAAAACGAACAAAATTAACGATTTTCTTCGTCTGTAATCTGATCTTTTATCAGTACTTCTTTTTTATTAGTACCTGTCAGGTATATATCCTTCATAAAGAAATATATGATCAAAGGCCCAGCACCGAAAATAACCAATAATAACGGAATAACCCGTTCAGCAGAGAAAATAGAAACTGCTATAAGAAAAATAACAAGGGTAACTACTCTGCCTACGTTAACGAATAATTCACGAACCACTATATACTCTACTCGTAGGTCTTTAGCTTTCCAGGCTTTGCCTATTACATCATAAGTCATTGATACATATGGCACGTTGATAATTGGATATGCAATACCTATACTTATTGCATAAATGATTAAATGCATAAAACTAATTTCGAATAGGATTATAAAAATGGAAAAATAAAGAATGAAAGATCCAATCAAAATAGCCTTTTTTCTCCTTGAGGGTTTTATAAATTTTGTAGCCACAAAATAAAACACTAACGAAAGTCCAGATAAGAACAAATTAAACATACCTAAAGCGAACTCACTATTTGTTACTAAATAAACCCAAATCGTAATAACAAATACAAATATACCTTCCCTTAAACCTTGTGCAAAGTGAGCATTTAAAACTCGATTCCAATTTTTATTATGATGTCTCTCTTCCAATATTCGCCTAAAGTGAAAGCTTCCCTCCGCCTGACGACGATTCAAAAAGAAGCTGCATACCACAGCACAAATAAACAAGATGAACGAAAGCGTAAAAATTGTGGTATAACCAGCATTTTCGGTCATTTTTGCGATAATTGTACCTGCTAACAACGGTCCAATCATTCCACCAAACGATTGCAAAACCCCTAAAATCCCATTAAAAAAATCCCTTGTATCAGGCTCTGTGATTTCAAAGGTTAATACATTAAATGCCAACCAGTAAAAGCCATATCCTATTCCCAACAGACTCCCTAATAAAAAATTATAGGTTGATGCGTTTTCTCCAATAATTAATACACTCAAGAAAAATATAGATAAAAATATTACACCTAATCTTAAGACAATAACACGATCAACCTTTTTGGCAAGTTTCCCCGCTAACACAAATGTAACTGGTTGAAATAAATATATGCCTAAATTATATACAGCAATGGTAATGTAATCACCTGATTGTTTCCATAAGTATATATTTACAAAGGTATTAGACAGGAATATCCCTAAAAAATAGAGACCTCCAACGGATAACAAGAGTAATAAATCACGATTTATATCTATTTTATTTTGAAATAGCTGCAGACCTTTTCGCATACCTCAA
Proteins encoded:
- a CDS encoding rhomboid family protein; the encoded protein is MYLNEKYRMYQFAYHLVANESFDVIQLNDDIEEIWLEKYEKNKSTVVRFIHKGFDWKNYLKKDIAQVFQKAKSMKRLLAGKHVEVHNVYISSHTPVDDWEVLRKPMQLTERNPIKMKVYYLADHNFTEEKTRFFTAIRLSSHEMEHRTELSETDKEERIQYYRRFLADKLYNKRKEMEDIFSFGKPFLTYFILVINLIVFFMLERSGSSTSIENLIDFGAKYNPAIIENGEWWRIISSMFLHIGFLHLFMNMLAVYYLGTLVERIYGSWRFLSIYFLAGIGGGLASFAFTTSVSAGASGALFGLFGAILFFGLMNKKIFFQTLGSGVLLLIGINIIFGFAIPQIDMGAHLGGLIAGFLASAIFHLPRNKNFRIQFSAFIVYLTMIYGLTTFGIQNNLNTQSYQLMQLEELIMQDQYEQVVEIATDALEVDGDLDSSILFQRSYAYIEMNQTDKAIRDLEKSIEFDDAFPEAFYNLAMLYYDKGETDKAIEAIENAYQMKPDDEAFINLYEEITGEDTG
- a CDS encoding 5-formyltetrahydrofolate cyclo-ligase — encoded protein: MEKTELRKSAIAQLKNHSKSDKQAIEKKLTTHLVTSTLWKNANTIGITMAQGYEWETKLIIEHAWEQNKTICVPKCNPVDKKLTFYQLTSYDQLEIVYYNLKEPKPNRANEIGKAAIDLLIVPGLVFDKSGFRIGFGGGYYDRFLMDYPNETASLMHQNQIVEELPREEFDLPVHYLITDKGINRIK
- the rpmG gene encoding 50S ribosomal protein L33; the protein is MRVNITLACTETGERNYISTKNKRTNPERLELMKYCPRVKKHTLHRETK
- the istB gene encoding IS21-like element helper ATPase IstB, whose product is MSNLIREKCKSLRLAYVADIYEQIPFENPEQYISALLQQELEHREVAKGERLIKKAKFMNEKELEDYRWSEHIRFPPQLDRESLESLYFIDKKENLILTGAPGTGKSHLVTALGRKACRSGYEVRFYRVADLVELLEKSWREGRFQALRNRFNKVDMVILDEMGYVPFSKEGAELLFQLISDWYERSSLVITSNLEFSQWNRIFVDARLTAALVDRVIHHAHILSFTGDSYRVTHALSNHQS
- a CDS encoding IS21 family transposase; this translates as MLDETDTVKEEYDRLTHPPAEAQIDFGVTEVVHEGKVKDIHCLILSFPFSNGGFVTPLPAENQECFLEGIKLLFAQVGFVPRELRLDNLSAAVVKARGHGQETIFTDGFQRFASHYGFEPIACNPRKGNEKGHVENKVGYVRYNFFTPSPVVQDLTHLRELLFKHCQDDHLRMHYKKGICIADLIKEEKKYGLALPEKEYPVFNKTLVSANKYGEVRIDGKEIHIPNSYHYTQLYVIKYWDDFKVVSPQGEMLYKGPRPYMNRSREIPWQSILKNWMRKPRSITYSRYFPYLPGRIAHHLNSESMKLRKERADWLQSLIIKYSMQEIDERFYELLAVDDKENGNESLHDSIAHPYDVNWSIYDSLQPLNHSLKGEEVENV
- a CDS encoding peptidoglycan D,D-transpeptidase FtsI family protein, with product MERKKKKKAQLPFRLNILFFVVFLAFSVLILQLGIVQILNGEAFQNEIDRTTEDTTKIPVPRGKIYDNNHNVVVDNKPLYSITYTPAKDVQPDDRMDVAEDLAELISMDEESIDSITIRNKQEYWYLKNTEIAEGRVSTEEAEEMDNAEYYDTVLKRITDDELDGFSREEEEVIAIKSELDKAYSLTPQIVKNEDVTPEEYARVAENLDDLPGINATTDWDREYPYDDTFNSLLGSITSQEQGILADEEDYYLTRGYSRNDRVGRSGLEEQYEEELRGRKEQIEYSTNNSGAVVDTKRVVEGQRGNDLVLTIDMEFQERVDEIVRDELDKAISENPYENRNLEDALAVVMDPQTGELLAVSGQSYDSEDNEFSNTAYKALYDAHIPGSTVKGATVLAGYESEVITPGQTFYDEPLEMPTGPSKGSWRNLGLVNDLDALQQSSNVYMFYTAMRMGGEYNFKNDGSAIPFDRAAWQEMRNYYRQFGLGAETGVDYPFESTGYEGLSNNNPGNFMDLAIGQYDTYTTLQMAQYVSTIANDGYRVRPHFLKEIRNPVASDDNLGAVYKRHNTDVLNRIQMDQSHIERVQEGFRQVFQTSNGTGYSYFGDKDYNPAGKTGTAENEAYDDEGDFDQSTENLSLVGYAPFDEPEVAFAVVVPHTGEASGINHYIGEGIMDAYFDLKEDRDEEHEENEEDEE
- a CDS encoding MFS transporter, coding for MRKGLQLFQNKIDINRDLLLLLSVGGLYFLGIFLSNTFVNIYLWKQSGDYITIAVYNLGIYLFQPVTFVLAGKLAKKVDRVIVLRLGVIFLSIFFLSVLIIGENASTYNFLLGSLLGIGYGFYWLAFNVLTFEITEPDTRDFFNGILGVLQSFGGMIGPLLAGTIIAKMTENAGYTTIFTLSFILFICAVVCSFFLNRRQAEGSFHFRRILEERHHNKNWNRVLNAHFAQGLREGIFVFVITIWVYLVTNSEFALGMFNLFLSGLSLVFYFVATKFIKPSRRKKAILIGSFILYFSIFIILFEISFMHLIIYAISIGIAYPIINVPYVSMTYDVIGKAWKAKDLRVEYIVVRELFVNVGRVVTLVIFLIAVSIFSAERVIPLLLVIFGAGPLIIYFFMKDIYLTGTNKKEVLIKDQITDEENR